ATGCCGGTTTTCAAGACCGGTGCGTTCAACCGCTCCGCCACCCCGCCGGGCTCGCAGAGTCTAGGCCCACAGGTCGCTCGGCAACTCGGTCAGTTCATCGCATCCGCGCACATCCGCGCACATCTGGAATCCGAGCGGGGCAACAGTATCCTGATGATGTGGTGGAAGAGCTCCTGGAGTTGACCATCACGGCCGGGGGGCGGGAGCATCGCTTTCGAGACAGGCGGGTGGTGCGCCTCGGCCGTGATCCCAGTAACGACGTGGTGATCGACGTCGCATCGATCTCGCGCGCGCACGCGACCCTGGAATGCGGGCCGGACGGCTGGGTCTTTCGCGATGCGGGGTCGAGCTACGGCGTCTTTCAGGGCGCCGAACGGGTGTCGAAGCTGTTGATCCGCCCCGGTGACCGCATGTCACTGTCGTTGGGTGAGCCGCATGGTGGCGCGGTGGTCGAGGTGTCTGTGGGCGATTCGCGGGTGGACGCGATGACGACGCCGGTGATGACCTCGTTCGGGCGGCTTTCGGCGGTGCATCGGCTCGGTGCGGCCAGGTCGATCGTGATAGGACGCGATCCGGCCGCAAACGTCGTCCTCGACGACGACATGACCGCGTCCCGCCGTCATGCCGAGATCCGTTCCGGGCCCTCCGGCTGGGAGCTGGTCGACCTCCGCAGCCACAACGGCACCTATCTCAACGCGCGTCGCGTGAGCGGGGCTGAGCCGCTGGCGGACAACGATCTGATCGGCGTGGGTGCGGCCCTCTATCGGTTTCGCGATGGCGTCCTGGAACGGTACGAGACCTCCGGCGAAGCGTGGCTGCTCGGCATCGACCTCACGAGTCGGCTCCCCAACGGCCGCACGATCCTCGACGGCGTCAGCTTCCCGCTCGCGCCGGCGAGCCTCATGGCCGTGGTCGGCCCTTCAGGTGCCGGGAAGACGACGCTGCTCGGCGCGCTCACCGGGTTTCAGCCGGCGACATCGGGCAGGCTGCTGTACGGCGGGCGCGACCTCTACGCCGCCCGGCAGGAGATGCGATCACGCAGTGGGTACGTCCCGCAGGACGACGTTCTGCACCCCGCCCTGCGGGTGCGCTCGGCTCTCCGGTATGCCGCCCGCCTGCGGTTTGCCCCCGACGTCGATGCGGCGGCGCGCGATGGGCGCGTGGACGAGGTGATGGCCGAGCTCAATCTCACCGAGCGAGCGGACATCCGCATCGATCGGCTGTCGGGCGGGCAGCGTAAGCGGGTCAGCGTTGCCCTGGAGCTGCTGACACGACCTGAGCTGCTGTTCCTCGACGAGCCCACCTCCGGCCTCGACCCCGGGAACGAGGAACAGGTGATGGGCCTGCTTCGGGAGCTGGCCGACGGGGGCAGAACGGTGGTGGTCGTCACCCACAGCGTCCAGAGCCTCGACCTCTGTGACCGGCTGCTGTTTCTGGCAGCTGGCGGACGAACCGCGTACTTCGGGACACCGTCGGATGCGCACGACTTCTTCGGCCGGCGCCACTCCGTCGATCGGTTGTCCCAGGCGTTCAAGATGCTCGACGAGGACAGGGACCATGATTGGCGTGGCGAGTATCTCGCCTCACAGCAGTACCAGTCCTACGTGGCCAGGCCGCTGGAACAGGCCGCCGTCGCTGACGCGCTCAGGCCAACTCGAGATCCGGGACGGTCAGGCGGCGGCTGGTTCCGTCAGCTGCGGGTGCTCACCCGCCGGTATCTCGCCGTGATCGCGGCGGACCGGAGGAACCTCGCGCTGATGGCTCTCCAGGCGCCCCTGTTCGGGCTGCTCTACCTCGGCCTCATCGGGCAGAACCGTTTCTCGACGTCGTTCGGCCAGGAGGCGACCATGCTGGTCTGGCTCATGGTCGTCGGCGCCACGTGGCTCGGAACGTCGAACTCGGTACGCGAGATCGTCAAGGAGTATCCCGTCTTCCGCCGGGAACGGGCGGTCGGGCTTTCGCCGTCTGCGTACGTCGTCTCCAAGGTCGTCGTGCT
The window above is part of the Gaiellales bacterium genome. Proteins encoded here:
- a CDS encoding ATP-binding cassette domain-containing protein encodes the protein MEELLELTITAGGREHRFRDRRVVRLGRDPSNDVVIDVASISRAHATLECGPDGWVFRDAGSSYGVFQGAERVSKLLIRPGDRMSLSLGEPHGGAVVEVSVGDSRVDAMTTPVMTSFGRLSAVHRLGAARSIVIGRDPAANVVLDDDMTASRRHAEIRSGPSGWELVDLRSHNGTYLNARRVSGAEPLADNDLIGVGAALYRFRDGVLERYETSGEAWLLGIDLTSRLPNGRTILDGVSFPLAPASLMAVVGPSGAGKTTLLGALTGFQPATSGRLLYGGRDLYAARQEMRSRSGYVPQDDVLHPALRVRSALRYAARLRFAPDVDAAARDGRVDEVMAELNLTERADIRIDRLSGGQRKRVSVALELLTRPELLFLDEPTSGLDPGNEEQVMGLLRELADGGRTVVVVTHSVQSLDLCDRLLFLAAGGRTAYFGTPSDAHDFFGRRHSVDRLSQAFKMLDEDRDHDWRGEYLASQQYQSYVARPLEQAAVADALRPTRDPGRSGGGWFRQLRVLTRRYLAVIAADRRNLALMALQAPLFGLLYLGLIGQNRFSTSFGQEATMLVWLMVVGATWLGTSNSVREIVKEYPVFRRERAVGLSPSAYVVSKVVVLGPITVLQAVVMVLVAMSGEQLPAVDPSGTLAIPGDGAVLSSPLLELGADVALAGLAAMALGLLVSAVVRSSDRALVLLPVLLITQVIASVPFFEAGALVAPLGAVSSAQWGTAAAASTTTLNRVRAVDIAAGNAGRSSLFGNQTPSAPAQQQVRSAAASGRSRWIHEGATWARDAAALAVLTIAPILATMLVLLRRDRVPQGRPA